One Pongo abelii isolate AG06213 chromosome 12, NHGRI_mPonAbe1-v2.0_pri, whole genome shotgun sequence DNA segment encodes these proteins:
- the IL36RN gene encoding interleukin-36 receptor antagonist protein, producing MVLSGALCFRMKDSALKVLYLHNNQLLAGGLHAGKVIKGEEISVVPNRWLDASLSPVILGVQGGSQCLSCGAGQEPTLTLEPVNIMELYLGAKESKSFTFYRREMGLTSSFESAAYPGWFLCTVPEADQPVRLTQLPENAGWNAPITDFYFQQCD from the exons ATGGTCCTGAGTGGGGCGCTGTGCTTCCG AATGAAGGACTCGGCATTGAAGGTGCTttatctgcataataaccagcttcTAGCTGGAGGGCTGCATGCAGGGAAGGTCATTAAAG GTGAAGAGATCAGCGTGGTCCCCAATCGGTGGCTGGATGCCAGCCTGTCCCCCGTCATCCTGGGCGTCCAGGGTGGAAGCCAGTGCCTGTCATGTGGGGCGGGGCAGGAGCCGACTCTAACACTAGAG CCAGTGAACATCATGGAGCTCTATCTTGGTGCCAAGGAATCCAAGAGCTTCACCTTCTACAGGCGGGAAATGGGGCTCACCTCCAGCTTCGAGTCGGCTGCCTACCCGGGCTGGTTCCTGTGCACGGTGCCTGAAGCCGATCAGCCTGTCAGACTCACCCAGCTTCCCGAGAATGCCGGCTGGAATGCCCCCATCACAGACTTCTACTTCCAGCAGTGTGACTAG